One part of the Tenacibaculum sp. 190130A14a genome encodes these proteins:
- a CDS encoding M23 family metallopeptidase, translated as MAKKESKRKKIKQKLTDKYRLVVLNENTFQERFSLKLSRLNVFVFGGIFSILLIVLTTLLIAFTGLREYIPGYSSTALKMKATRLTYETDSLKNKLAVIQAYTSALQPVLTGEIEPEKVDSIISETQTLAIDDSKLLATKQDSLFREKIDSKDRFPLSEGGEGRAKVVFFSPLTGSISQQFNADDKHFAIDIVAPTGTPVKAVADGTVILSEWTAETGYVITIQHANSFISIYKHNGTLLKQQGDFVKTGEAIANVGSTGELSTGPHLHFELWNSGYPVDPTNYIDFQ; from the coding sequence GTGGCCAAGAAAGAATCAAAAAGGAAAAAAATAAAACAAAAACTAACCGATAAATATAGGTTGGTAGTTTTAAATGAAAATACATTTCAAGAACGCTTTTCATTAAAGTTATCTCGATTAAATGTTTTCGTTTTTGGAGGTATTTTTTCAATACTGTTAATTGTATTAACTACCTTATTAATTGCCTTTACAGGTTTAAGGGAATATATACCCGGATATTCGTCTACAGCTTTAAAGATGAAGGCAACAAGGTTAACTTATGAAACAGATTCTTTAAAAAATAAACTAGCCGTTATTCAAGCATATACCAGTGCGTTACAACCTGTTCTAACTGGAGAAATAGAACCAGAAAAAGTAGATTCTATAATTTCTGAAACACAAACATTAGCTATTGATGATTCAAAACTTCTAGCAACAAAACAAGATTCTTTGTTTCGAGAAAAAATTGATAGTAAAGATCGATTTCCTCTTTCGGAAGGAGGTGAGGGAAGGGCTAAGGTTGTGTTCTTTTCGCCTTTAACGGGAAGTATCAGTCAACAGTTTAATGCAGATGATAAACATTTTGCAATAGATATTGTAGCTCCTACAGGTACTCCTGTAAAAGCTGTAGCAGATGGTACCGTTATTTTATCAGAATGGACTGCCGAAACAGGGTATGTAATTACGATACAACACGCTAATAGCTTTATTTCTATTTACAAACATAACGGAACTTTACTGAAGCAGCAGGGAGATTTTGTAAAAACAGGTGAAGCCATTGCTAATGTAGGTTCTACAGGAGAATTGTCTACAGGACCACATTTACATTTTGAATTATGGAATAGTGGTTACCCAGTAGATCCAACTAATTATATAGATTTTCAATAA